The following coding sequences are from one Epilithonimonas vandammei window:
- the holA gene encoding DNA polymerase III subunit delta, whose amino-acid sequence MKEIDIILKNIKNKELLPVYFFQGDEAFYIDLAVKHFEQDVLEEDEIAFNQTVAYGRDTNYLEVLSLARQYPMMGDKQLIIVKEAQDMKLNEEESKALETYLENPVPSTILVFAHKHKKLDARKKVAKTLAKSGMLFTSEKMKDYQLPTWIQGEMSVMGIKSAPNISHLLAEYLGNDLSRIANELNKLKIVLKDGAVLDGKIIEEHVGISKDFNIFELQKALATKDQAKAFSIAYYMGKNKKSNPIQMAFGALYNFFSNIIIYHTLNGQSPQTIATTMGVNPYAIKDYSEAARFYPLKHATRVISILREMDLKSKGLGVRQMEDEEIYKEMVYKIIKVDELKVSV is encoded by the coding sequence ATGAAAGAAATAGATATTATCCTCAAAAATATTAAAAATAAAGAACTCTTACCGGTTTATTTTTTTCAGGGCGACGAGGCTTTTTATATCGATTTGGCTGTCAAGCATTTTGAGCAAGATGTTTTGGAAGAGGACGAAATAGCCTTCAACCAAACGGTTGCATATGGTCGAGATACTAATTATCTGGAAGTGCTTTCTTTGGCGAGGCAATATCCGATGATGGGTGACAAACAGCTCATTATCGTGAAAGAAGCGCAGGATATGAAACTGAATGAAGAAGAATCTAAAGCTTTGGAAACTTATCTGGAAAATCCAGTTCCTTCTACCATTTTGGTTTTTGCTCATAAACATAAAAAGTTGGATGCCAGAAAGAAAGTAGCGAAAACTTTGGCCAAATCCGGAATGCTTTTCACGAGTGAGAAGATGAAAGATTATCAGCTTCCAACTTGGATTCAAGGGGAAATGTCTGTAATGGGAATCAAATCTGCGCCCAACATCAGCCATCTTTTGGCAGAGTATCTTGGGAATGATCTTTCCAGAATTGCGAATGAACTTAATAAACTGAAAATCGTTCTAAAAGACGGAGCAGTTCTCGACGGAAAAATTATTGAAGAACACGTAGGAATCAGTAAAGATTTCAACATCTTCGAGCTTCAGAAAGCTCTGGCAACGAAAGACCAAGCAAAAGCTTTCAGTATTGCTTATTATATGGGAAAGAACAAAAAATCCAATCCCATTCAAATGGCTTTTGGTGCGCTTTACAACTTCTTTTCCAATATTATTATTTATCACACTCTTAATGGACAATCTCCTCAAACAATTGCTACTACAATGGGCGTGAATCCTTATGCTATCAAAGATTACTCAGAAGCAGCAAGATTTTATCCTTTGAAACACGCAACAAGAGTAATTTCTATTCTTCGTGAAATGGATTTGAAATCCAAAGGTCTCGGTGTAAGACAAATGGAAGATGAGGAAATCTATAAAGAAATGGTTTATAAAATCATAAAAGTGGATGAGCTGAAGGTTTCAGTTTAA
- the trxB gene encoding thioredoxin-disulfide reductase — MENNILDCVIIGSGPAGFTAAIYAARASLKPELFTGLEPGGQLTTTTEVENFPGYPDGITGPEMMLQLQKQAERFETKVHYEMISKVEFSKVRGGIHKLSTGSREILAKSVIISTGATAKYLGLADEKKYAGGGVSACATCDGFFYRGKDVIVVGAGDTAAEEATYLSKICNKVTLLVRKDHFRASKVMVDRVLSTSNIEVKYNHELIGIEGENALVERAKVVNNLTDEVSTIDVHGIFIAIGHKPNTDLFKGQVDLDENGYIITEGKSARTNLPGVFAAGDVQDHHYRQAITAAGSGCMAAMDAEKYLGELAGEKHTWVEQ, encoded by the coding sequence ATGGAAAACAATATTTTAGATTGTGTCATTATAGGTTCTGGACCAGCTGGTTTTACAGCAGCAATTTACGCAGCAAGAGCAAGTCTGAAACCGGAACTTTTCACCGGACTAGAACCAGGTGGACAATTGACGACAACTACAGAAGTAGAGAATTTCCCAGGATATCCGGACGGAATCACAGGACCGGAAATGATGCTTCAGCTCCAAAAGCAGGCGGAACGTTTTGAGACGAAAGTTCACTACGAAATGATTTCCAAAGTTGAATTTTCCAAAGTAAGAGGCGGAATTCATAAACTGAGCACAGGTTCTCGTGAGATTTTGGCAAAAAGTGTGATTATCTCTACAGGTGCGACTGCAAAATATCTGGGCTTAGCTGATGAGAAAAAATATGCAGGTGGAGGAGTTTCTGCGTGTGCAACTTGTGACGGATTTTTCTACAGAGGAAAAGATGTTATCGTAGTTGGAGCTGGAGATACAGCTGCAGAAGAAGCAACTTATCTTTCTAAAATTTGTAACAAAGTAACTCTGTTGGTAAGAAAAGACCATTTCCGTGCTTCAAAAGTGATGGTTGATAGAGTTTTGAGTACTTCTAATATTGAAGTTAAATACAACCATGAATTAATCGGAATCGAAGGTGAAAACGCTTTGGTAGAAAGAGCAAAGGTTGTTAATAATTTAACAGATGAGGTTTCTACCATAGATGTTCACGGGATTTTCATTGCTATTGGACACAAACCAAATACAGATCTTTTTAAAGGTCAAGTTGACCTTGATGAGAATGGATATATCATCACAGAAGGAAAATCTGCAAGAACCAATCTTCCTGGGGTTTTCGCGGCTGGAGATGTTCAGGATCACCATTATAGACAAGCGATTA
- a CDS encoding VWA domain-containing protein — protein sequence MNWYLGNYWYLLLLLLLPVIGYFIIHYIRWKSKRRNVFAEDRFQDVLFEKTSGFAKLFPVLYLLGFLFLILSIIDLLGGKEEISVQQNVNSTIFVLDVSNSMNAQDIQPSRLEEAKNIIINSLQKMTNDRVGIIVFAGDAYSVMPLSSDYSAAETYLSGIETSVIQNQGTDFLKPIQIAAQKFKNISKGSRNIVLISDGEDNEGHEDEAINLAKKEGIRVTTIGVGTEEGAPIPEYYFGQLMGYKSDMYGETVVSKLQTKALKNIANSTGGNYLDGNNLDNAINNLITELHKSSSSTKTTISSQSAVHYYQYFLAVSVLFFFLIYLFNPKRDFNL from the coding sequence ATGAATTGGTATTTAGGAAATTACTGGTATCTGTTGTTGCTTCTGTTGTTGCCTGTCATTGGCTACTTCATCATTCATTATATCCGTTGGAAAAGCAAAAGAAGAAATGTTTTTGCAGAAGATAGATTTCAGGATGTTTTGTTTGAAAAAACTTCGGGTTTTGCAAAGTTGTTTCCAGTTTTATACTTACTTGGATTTTTATTCTTAATACTTTCAATTATCGACCTTTTGGGAGGAAAAGAAGAAATCAGTGTGCAGCAAAATGTGAACAGTACGATTTTCGTTTTAGATGTTTCCAACTCGATGAATGCTCAGGATATCCAACCGAGTCGATTGGAAGAAGCAAAAAATATCATTATTAATTCTCTTCAAAAGATGACCAATGATAGAGTAGGAATCATTGTTTTTGCAGGCGATGCTTATTCTGTAATGCCTTTGTCCAGTGATTATTCTGCCGCTGAGACTTATCTTTCCGGAATCGAAACCAGTGTTATCCAAAACCAAGGAACCGATTTTCTGAAACCAATCCAAATCGCAGCTCAGAAATTCAAAAATATCAGCAAAGGTTCCCGGAATATTGTCTTAATAAGTGATGGTGAGGATAACGAAGGTCACGAGGATGAAGCCATTAATCTTGCCAAAAAAGAAGGAATCAGAGTAACGACGATTGGTGTGGGAACGGAAGAAGGCGCGCCAATTCCTGAATATTATTTTGGACAATTGATGGGTTACAAGTCCGATATGTATGGAGAAACGGTTGTTTCAAAGTTACAAACGAAAGCACTTAAAAATATAGCTAATTCAACCGGAGGTAATTATCTCGACGGGAACAATCTTGATAACGCCATTAATAATCTTATAACCGAACTTCACAAGTCCTCAAGTTCCACCAAAACTACGATAAGTTCACAATCTGCAGTTCATTATTACCAATACTTTTTGGCGGTTTCCGTTTTGTTTTTCTTTTTGATTTATCTTTTCAATCCGAAGAGGGATTTTAATTTGTAA
- a CDS encoding VWA domain-containing protein produces MNFEFYSPWFLLLFILFIPLLILDSGKKKSRGIVVPSVKNMQPSGNISLVMTFLKISKYFILSALIIALARPRTYTISQDRDESKGIDIMLSVDVSLSMMAKDLDPDRLTALKKIAIDFVNKRENDRIGLVAYSGEAYTKVPLTTDHQVVIDELNQLNPLELQPGTAIGEGLSVAVNHLKKSKAKSKIIILMTDGVNTVLNAMPPQIAAELAKNNSIKVYTVGIGSNGFAAFPTGTNIFGDIVFTEQKTEIDENTLMDIAQLTGGKYFRATSNSSLQNVYDEINQLEKSDVKSSKLYNYEEYFRIFLWIALGLLLLDALLRWVIFKILN; encoded by the coding sequence ATGAATTTCGAGTTTTACAGTCCGTGGTTTTTACTGCTTTTTATTTTGTTCATTCCATTATTGATATTGGATTCGGGCAAGAAAAAGAGTAGAGGAATTGTTGTGCCTTCGGTGAAGAATATGCAGCCGAGCGGAAATATTTCGCTGGTAATGACTTTTCTGAAGATTTCGAAATATTTCATTCTTTCCGCTTTGATTATTGCTTTGGCAAGACCGAGAACTTACACCATTTCTCAAGACAGAGACGAGTCCAAGGGAATTGATATTATGCTTTCAGTGGACGTTTCTTTGAGTATGATGGCGAAAGACCTTGACCCAGACAGATTAACAGCGTTGAAAAAAATCGCAATTGATTTCGTTAATAAAAGAGAAAATGACAGGATTGGTTTGGTGGCTTATTCGGGAGAAGCTTATACCAAAGTTCCTTTGACAACCGACCACCAAGTTGTGATTGATGAATTAAATCAATTAAATCCTCTGGAATTGCAACCCGGAACCGCAATTGGAGAAGGACTTTCCGTTGCTGTCAATCACCTGAAAAAAAGTAAAGCCAAAAGTAAAATCATCATTTTGATGACCGATGGTGTAAACACCGTTCTGAATGCAATGCCACCACAGATCGCTGCAGAACTGGCAAAAAATAATAGCATCAAAGTTTATACAGTTGGGATTGGGAGCAATGGTTTCGCTGCTTTTCCAACAGGAACTAACATTTTTGGAGACATTGTTTTCACTGAACAAAAAACCGAAATCGATGAAAATACATTGATGGATATTGCACAGTTAACTGGTGGTAAATATTTTCGTGCGACTTCCAACAGCAGTCTTCAGAATGTTTATGATGAGATTAATCAATTGGAGAAATCTGATGTCAAATCTTCAAAATTGTATAATTATGAAGAGTATTTCAGGATTTTTCTTTGGATAGCTTTAGGTCTTCTATTGCTGGATGCGTTGTTGAGATGGGTAATTTTTAAAATTTTGAATTAA
- a CDS encoding type I restriction enzyme HsdR N-terminal domain-containing protein: protein MQVPKLNFEHQFDFKIKQDKDTFFIYDLVRKSWLVLTPEEWVRQHWLHYYRFIKKKNLSSLILEQKLELNGTTKRIDLLITEKTKPKILLELKAPSIALKEIHFEQVARYNSLIGAEQIIISNGLHHIFADYRDGKYQFLNAKV, encoded by the coding sequence ATGCAAGTTCCGAAACTAAATTTTGAACATCAGTTCGATTTTAAAATCAAACAAGACAAAGATACATTTTTTATCTATGATTTGGTTCGGAAAAGCTGGCTTGTACTGACGCCGGAAGAATGGGTAAGGCAGCATTGGCTTCATTATTACAGATTTATAAAAAAGAAAAATCTGTCGTCATTGATCCTTGAACAAAAACTGGAACTGAACGGAACTACAAAGCGAATAGACCTTCTCATCACCGAAAAAACAAAACCAAAAATATTACTGGAACTCAAAGCGCCAAGTATTGCTTTGAAAGAAATCCACTTTGAGCAAGTCGCACGTTACAACAGTTTAATTGGTGCAGAACAAATCATCATCAGCAATGGTTTGCATCATATTTTTGCTGATTATAGAGATGGGAAATATCAGTTTTTGAATGCTAAGGTTTGA